In Prosthecochloris sp. GSB1, the following proteins share a genomic window:
- a CDS encoding peroxiredoxin, translating to MGVLVGRLAPDFDLGAVVDGGRFVDSCKLSDYRGKYVVLFFYPLDFTFVCPTELHAFQERLEEFRQKNVELLACSVDSKFSHHAWLRTPRNQGGIEGVTYTLLSDINKDVSKAYDVLAEKEGVSYRGLFLIDREGVVRYQVVNDLGLGRNVEEVLRMVEALRFTEEFGEVCPANWKKGDRAMKPDDAGLKEYFKGE from the coding sequence ATGGGTGTATTGGTTGGCCGGCTGGCCCCGGATTTCGACCTTGGAGCGGTTGTCGACGGAGGCAGGTTCGTCGATTCCTGCAAGCTTTCGGATTACAGGGGGAAATACGTGGTGCTTTTTTTCTATCCGCTTGATTTCACCTTCGTCTGTCCCACGGAGCTGCATGCTTTTCAGGAGAGGCTGGAGGAGTTCCGGCAGAAGAACGTCGAGCTTCTCGCATGTTCGGTGGATTCGAAGTTTTCTCATCATGCCTGGCTGAGGACGCCCCGGAACCAGGGCGGCATCGAGGGCGTGACCTACACGTTGCTTTCCGATATCAACAAGGATGTGTCGAAGGCCTACGACGTCCTTGCCGAGAAAGAGGGGGTGTCGTACAGGGGCCTCTTCCTCATCGACAGGGAAGGTGTCGTCCGCTACCAGGTCGTCAACGATCTCGGTCTTGGGCGCAACGTCGAGGAGGTGCTCCGGATGGTCGAGGCCCTGCGGTTCACCGAGGAGTTCGGCGAGGTATGTCCCGCGAACTGGAAGAAAGGCGACAGGGCGATGAAGCCGGACGATGCCGGTCTGAAGGAATACTTCAAGGGAGAATGA
- a CDS encoding NCS2 family permease: MRTFFGFDRHGTGYRQETVAGLTTFVTLSYIVIVNPAILSAAGIPREASMTATILTAIFGTLLMAVYAKRPFAVAPYMGENAFIAYTVVQTLGYSWQTALSAIFISGVLFTLLTLSGLRSWLSRAIPRSLKHSFSVGIGLFLAFIGLNDMGIVRPGVPGAPVAMGDIAQLSVLLSIGGLLLMSVLLVLKTPGSILAGILFTTAAFILFGIVPMPSSFAGMPPSLAPVFLQIDFHGALTWGFIGVITSVLVMDFVDTMGTLIGLSSRANLLDEEENLPEIEKPMLVDALSTIAASLFGTTTAGVYIESAAGIEQGGKTGFTAVVVAMLFTCALFLSPVLTIVPAGAYGPALVVVGMLMLQPVTKFDFDNRSELIPAFLTITLMIFTFNIGVGITAGFIAYVTIKLLTGRASEVNAGMWILAALSLTFYLFYPYHS, translated from the coding sequence ATGAGGACTTTTTTCGGCTTTGACCGGCATGGAACCGGTTACCGTCAGGAGACCGTCGCCGGGCTGACGACCTTCGTGACACTCTCCTACATCGTCATCGTCAACCCTGCGATCCTTTCCGCGGCGGGCATCCCAAGGGAAGCATCCATGACCGCGACCATACTCACGGCCATTTTCGGAACCCTGCTCATGGCCGTCTACGCGAAACGACCCTTCGCCGTTGCGCCGTACATGGGTGAAAACGCCTTCATAGCCTACACGGTCGTCCAGACACTGGGATATTCCTGGCAAACCGCTCTTTCGGCCATCTTCATCAGCGGCGTGCTCTTCACGCTGCTCACGCTTTCCGGTCTCCGGTCATGGCTCTCAAGGGCCATTCCACGTTCGCTCAAGCACAGTTTTTCCGTCGGCATCGGGCTCTTCCTCGCCTTCATCGGCCTTAACGACATGGGCATAGTCAGACCCGGCGTGCCCGGAGCCCCCGTGGCGATGGGTGATATCGCTCAACTTTCCGTACTGCTCAGCATCGGCGGCCTGCTGCTCATGTCGGTGCTGCTCGTCCTTAAAACGCCCGGCTCGATCCTGGCGGGAATCCTCTTCACGACAGCCGCGTTCATCCTGTTCGGGATCGTGCCGATGCCGTCGAGCTTTGCCGGAATGCCGCCGTCGCTCGCGCCGGTTTTTCTGCAGATAGACTTCCACGGCGCCCTGACCTGGGGTTTCATCGGGGTGATCACGAGCGTGCTCGTCATGGATTTCGTGGACACGATGGGCACGCTCATCGGCCTTTCTTCCAGGGCAAACCTGCTCGACGAGGAGGAAAACCTGCCCGAAATCGAAAAACCGATGCTCGTCGACGCCCTGTCGACCATAGCCGCATCGCTTTTCGGCACGACGACGGCCGGAGTCTACATCGAATCCGCGGCCGGAATAGAACAGGGCGGAAAAACGGGCTTCACGGCGGTCGTGGTCGCAATGCTTTTCACCTGCGCGCTCTTTCTGTCGCCCGTGCTCACGATCGTTCCCGCTGGAGCATACGGTCCGGCGCTGGTGGTCGTGGGCATGCTCATGCTGCAACCGGTGACGAAATTCGATTTCGACAACCGCAGCGAACTCATTCCCGCCTTCCTGACGATCACCCTGATGATATTCACGTTCAACATCGGCGTCGGCATCACCGCCGGATTCATCGCCTACGTGACGATCAAGCTCCTGACGGGCAGGGCGTCGGAAGTGAACGCGGGCATGTGGATCCTCGCGGCGCTTTCGCTGACGTTCTACCTGTTTTATCCCTATCATTCCTGA